One genomic region from Haloterrigena gelatinilytica encodes:
- the pheS gene encoding phenylalanine--tRNA ligase subunit alpha, with protein sequence MQLPAQQVAVLEAASADEATSVDALAERADLPPETVTGAAFELEDEGLVEIEERVDETVALTEEGADYASDELPEIALYEAALEAGADEEAVQMGRVIGASGLEGTGVDIALSNYARKGYGTIDSGEITADADADPSADAEANALETLSGADEAAVDSVAVDSETLDQLERRGLLERRESTVREIRLTDRAVTELMAGIETAETVGQVTPELLTSWAKQRFADHSSGQGPREDGDWEDVEFAEYNVEADAEEIESGTVHVLRQMSERVKDVLVGMGFQEMDGPHVDADFWINDCLFMPQDHPARTHWDRFAMEQPSHIDELPEDLVADVERVHREGLGEDSEGYHSPWDEEFARALALRGHTTSLSTRYLSGTQIGEIEPPARFFSVEKAYRNDTLDATHLLEFYQIEGWVMAEDLSVRDLMGTFEEFYAQFGIEDIQFKPHYNPYTEPSFELFGTHPTTGELIEIGNSGIFREEMLEPLGVDCDVMAWGLALERLAMLTTGAEDIRDLHGTLADLEFLRNAEVTY encoded by the coding sequence ATGCAACTTCCAGCACAACAGGTCGCGGTCTTGGAGGCCGCGAGCGCGGACGAAGCAACGTCCGTCGACGCGCTCGCCGAGCGAGCCGACCTCCCGCCCGAAACCGTCACCGGGGCGGCGTTCGAGCTCGAGGACGAGGGTCTGGTCGAAATCGAGGAACGCGTCGACGAAACGGTGGCGCTCACCGAGGAGGGCGCCGACTACGCGAGCGACGAACTACCCGAAATCGCGCTCTACGAGGCCGCCCTCGAGGCCGGCGCCGACGAGGAGGCCGTCCAGATGGGGCGAGTCATCGGCGCCTCGGGACTCGAGGGTACAGGGGTCGACATCGCTCTCTCGAACTACGCCCGCAAGGGGTACGGCACGATCGACAGCGGCGAGATCACGGCCGATGCGGACGCCGATCCGTCGGCGGACGCCGAGGCGAACGCGCTCGAGACGCTTTCCGGCGCCGACGAGGCGGCCGTCGATAGCGTCGCCGTCGATTCGGAGACGCTCGACCAGCTCGAGCGTCGCGGCCTGCTCGAGCGCCGGGAGTCGACCGTCCGCGAGATCCGTCTGACCGACCGCGCCGTCACGGAGCTGATGGCCGGCATCGAGACCGCCGAGACGGTCGGACAGGTGACGCCCGAACTGCTGACCAGTTGGGCGAAGCAACGCTTCGCCGACCATTCGAGCGGCCAGGGGCCGCGAGAAGACGGCGACTGGGAGGACGTCGAGTTCGCCGAGTACAACGTCGAGGCCGACGCCGAGGAGATCGAGAGCGGGACGGTCCACGTCCTGCGCCAGATGTCCGAGCGCGTCAAGGACGTCCTCGTCGGGATGGGCTTCCAGGAGATGGACGGCCCCCACGTCGACGCGGACTTCTGGATCAACGACTGCCTGTTCATGCCCCAGGACCACCCGGCGCGGACCCACTGGGACCGCTTCGCCATGGAACAGCCCAGCCACATCGACGAGTTGCCGGAAGACCTCGTCGCGGACGTCGAGCGCGTCCACCGCGAGGGACTGGGCGAGGACAGCGAGGGCTACCACTCCCCGTGGGACGAAGAGTTCGCCCGCGCGCTCGCGTTACGCGGACACACGACCTCGCTGTCGACGCGCTACCTCTCCGGGACCCAGATCGGCGAGATCGAGCCGCCGGCGCGGTTCTTCAGCGTCGAGAAGGCCTACCGCAACGACACGCTCGACGCGACCCACCTGCTCGAGTTCTACCAGATCGAGGGCTGGGTGATGGCCGAGGACCTCTCGGTGCGAGATCTCATGGGCACCTTCGAGGAGTTCTACGCCCAGTTCGGCATCGAGGACATCCAATTCAAACCCCACTACAACCCCTACACCGAACCGAGCTTCGAGCTGTTCGGCACCCACCCCACGACGGGCGAACTGATCGAGATCGGTAACTCCGGCATCTTCCGCGAGGAGATGTTAGAGCCGCTCGGCGTCGACTGCGACGTCATGGCCTGGGGACTGGCCCTCGAGCGACTCGCCATGCTGACCACCGGCGCGGAGGACATCCGCGACCTCCACGGCACGCTCGCCGATCTCGAGTTCCTGCGGAACGCTGAGGTGACCTACTGA